Genomic DNA from Azospirillum sp. B510:
CCGGGGTGATCGTCAGCGGAATCGCCGTGTCCTCATCCCCCGTGACCGCGCTCACGCTCAGCGTCGGCGTGTCGCTCACCGGGTTCACCGTGACGACCAGCGGAGCGCTGACGCTCACCGGATCGGCGACGCCATCCTTGGCCGTCGCCGTGACCGTCAGGGTGAAGTCCACGTCGCTATTGTGCGGCGGCGTGATCTTCAAGCCCGCAAGCTGGGCCGGCGTCAGCGTGATCGACCCATTGCCGATCGTCAGCGTGTCGCCCGCGCTGTTGGAAAGGCTGGCCCCGCTCGGGATGCCGCTGAGCGTGATCGTCAGCGTCTCCGATCCGTCCGTGTCGGTCAGGGCCGGAGTGATCGTCAGCGGAATGGCGGTGTCCTCATCCCCTGTCACCGCGCTCACGCTCAAGGTCGGCGTGTCGCTCACCGGGTTGACGGTCACCGCCAGCGTCTGGGTCACCGACACCGGATCGGCGACACCATCCTTGGCCGTCGCCGTGACCGTCAGGGTGAAGTCCACGTCGCTGTTGTGCGGCGGCGTGATCTTCAAGCCGGCCAGCTGGGCCGGCGTCAGCGTGATCGACCCGTTGCCGATCGTCAGCGTGTCGCCCGCGCTGTTGGAAAGGCTGGCTCCGCTCGGGATGCCGCTGAGCGTGATCGTCAGCGTCTCCGACCCGTCCGTGTCGGTCAGCGCCGGGGTGATCGTCAGCGGGATCGCCGTGTCTTCGTCACCCGTCACATTGCTCACGCTCAGCGTCGGCGTGTCGGTCACCGGGTTCACCGTGACGACCAGCGGGGCGCTGACGCTCACCGGATCGGCGACGCCATCCTTGGCCGTCGCCGTGACCGTCAGGGTGAAGTCCACGTCGCTGTTGTGCGGCGGCGTGATCTTCAAGCCCGCAAGCTGGGCCGGCGTCAGCGTGATCGACCCGTTGCCGATCGTCAGCGTGTCGCCCGCGCTGTTGGAAAGGCTGGCCCCGCTCGGGATGCCGCTGAGCGTGATCGTCAGCGTCTCCGACCCGTCCGTGTCGGTCAGCGCCGGAGTGATCGTCAGTGGAATGGCGGTGTCTTCGTCACCCGTGACCGCGCTCACGCTCAGCGTCGGCGTGTCGCTCACCGGGTTGACGGTCACCGCCAGCGTCTGGGTCACCGACACCGGATCGGCCACGCCATCCTTGGCGGTGGCGGTGACCGTCAGGGTGAAGTCCACGTCGCTGTTGTGCGGCGGCGTGATCTTCAAGCCCGCAAGCTGGGCCGGCGTCAGCGTGATCGACCCGTTGCCGATCGTCAGCGTGTCGCCCGCGCTGTTGGAAAGGCTGGCTCCGCTCGGGATGCCGCTGAGCGTGATCGTCAGCGTCTCCGACCCGTCGGTGTCGGTCAGCGCCGGAGTGATCGTCAGCGGAATGGCGGTGTCCTCATCCCCTGTCACCGCGCTCACGCTCAAGGTCGGCGTGTCGGTCACCGGGTTGACGGTCACCGCCAGCGTCTGGGTCACCGACACCGGATCGGCGACGCCGTCCTTGGCCGTCGCCGTGACCGTCAGGGTGAAGTCCACGTCGCTGTTGTGCGGCGGCGTGATCTTCAAGCCCGCAAGCTGGGCCGGCGTCAGCGTGATCGACCCGTTGCCGATCGTCAGCGTGTCGCCCGCGCTGTTGGAAAGGCTGGCTCCGCTCGGGATGCCGCTGAGCGTGATCGTCAGCGTCTCCGACCCGTCCGTGTCGGTCAGCGCCGGGGTGATCGTCAGCGGAATCGCCGTGTCCTCATCCCCCGTGACCGCGCTCACGCTCAGCGTCGGCGTGTCGGTCACCGGGTTCACCGTGACGACCAGCGGAGCGCTGACGCTCACCGGATCGGCGACGCCATCCTTGGCCGTCGCCGTGACCGTCAGGGTGAAGTCCACGTCGCTGTTGTGCGGCGGCGTGATCTTCAGGCCGGCCAGCTGGGCCGGCGTCAGCGTGATCGACCCATTGCCGATCGTCAGCGTGTCGCCCGCGCTGTTGGAAAGGCTGGCCCCGCTCGGGATGCCGCTGAGCGTGATCGTCAGCGTCTCCGACCCGTCCGTGTCGGTCAGCGCCGGGGTGATCGTCAGCGGAATCGCCGTGTCCTCATCCCCCGTGACCGCGCTCACGCTCAGCGTCGGCGTGTCGCTCACCGGGTTCACCGTGACGACCAGCGGAGCGCTGACGCTCACCGGATCGGCGACGCCATCCTTGGCGGTGGCGGTGACCGTCAGGGTGAAGTCCACGTCGCTGTTGTGCGGCGGCGTGATCTTCAAGCCCGCAAGCTGGGCCGGCGTCAGCGTGATCGACCCGTTGCCGATCGTCAGCGTGTCGCCCGCGCTGTTGGAAAGGCTGGCCCCGCTCGGGATGCCGCTGAGCGTGATCGTCAGCGTCTCCGATCCGTCCGTGTCGGTCAGCGCCGGGGTGATCGTCAGCGGAATCGCCGTGTCTTCGTCACCCGTTACATTGCTCACGCTCAGCGTCGGCGTGTCGGTCACCGGGGTCACCGTGACGACCAGCGGGGCGCTGACGCTCACCGGATCGGCGACGCCATCCTTGGCGGTGGCGGTGACCGTCAGGGTGAAGTCCACGTCGCTGTTGTGCGGCGGCGTGATCTTCAGGCCGGCCAGCTGGGCCGGCGTCAGCGTGATCGACCCGTTGCCGATCGTCAGCGTGTCGCCCGCGCTGTTGGAAAGGCTGGCCCCGCTCGGGATGCCGCTGAGCGTGATCGTCAGCGTCTCCGACCCGTCCGTGTCGGTCAGCGCCGGGGTGATCGTCAGCGGGATCGCCGTGTCCTCATCCCCCGTCACCGCGCTCACGCTCAAGGTCGGCGTGTCGGTCACCGGGTTGACGGTCACCGGCAAGGTGGCGGTAACGCTACTGGGAGCGGCGGCGCCGTCGACGCCGGTGGCTGTTACTGTTAGGGAAAAGCTGTCGCCGCTGTTGGGCGGAGGGGTCAGCGACAGGCCGGGGATCTGGGAGGACGTCAGTACGATGCTGCCGTTCACCACCGTCAGCGCGGTTCCGGACCCGTCACGCAGAACCGAACCGCCGGGAATGCCGGACAAGGTGACCGTCAGCACCTCCGTCGCACTGCTACCGGTCAGCGCCGCCGAGATGTTCAGGGCAATGGCGGTGTCCTCGTTGCCCGAGACGCCATTCACCGTCAGGCTGGGCGCGTCCGACACCGGATTACGGGTCGCCGCAGTGATCGTCGCCGCGACCGGCGCCGCGCTCTGGAGAACGGTGGCGGGATCGGCGTTGGGAACGGTGCCGTTGTCGATCACCTGGGCAGGACTGTCGAGTACGGGACTGGCCGGCGGTTGGACGGCCAGCTGGGTGAATGTGGTCGTCGTGCGCGCGTTGGACAGCAGCGCCGCCCGCTCCACCGTATCGCCGGCAGCTTGGCGACGCTCCCCGTCCGACAGGCCGGAGCCCTCGGGCCCACCCTGGCCCGAACCGCGGGTCCCGTTCGTACGCAGGGCGTCACCGTTCAACAGCAACGCATCCACCGACTGGTCGTTCGTGACCGCCACCGTTTCGCCGACGACGCTGCCGGTCTGGACGCCACCGCCGATGATCAGCTCTTCACTGCCGCGATAGTCGGTCTGGACATAACCCAGCGTATCGTCCGGCCTCTGCAACTGCACACTGCTCGACTCATGGATCACTCCGCCCAACCGGGTGCCGTCCACCTGCTGCAGAAGGGTCAGATCGTCCAGGATCTGACGATCATCGACCGCCGGGACGTTACCTTGAACCGTTTCCTCAGCCATCGGACCGCTCCATAAGTCGGGCGCAAAGCCGCTCCGCTCGCCACGACCCTAGGTTCTAGCGCTCTGGCTTGCTTGTGATAAGAAACATCCTGTGATGAGTTTCAACAGGTTGGGCTGGGCCCCATCCGGCAGTCATCCGGCGCCACTGCCGGCGGCAGGCGCTCAGGATCGGCACAAACCCTTCAAAATGCGACGTTTCTTACCACCTTCGCACGGATTGATACGAACGTGCGAAAGACGCTTTGTCTCCTGGTCGCCATTTGTTGCTATTCGCTGATTTACCCATCACTAGCAACTGTGGTGTTGATTATGCGTCCACATACCCCAGTGAACAGGTTCGGTCGTTTTGCAGTCCGCAGCCCCGCCCCATCCAAATGCCACAGCATCCGCCCCATCGGCGGCCACCGCGTCCGACCGTGACCAGGCGGCCGAAAAGGCAGCGCGGCGCCTGCTGTCCGGCATGCTGGGGCCGCGGCGTGACCGGGCGATGCTGGTTCTCGCCTCCTTCGCCCTGAATATCTTCGGACTGGCGCTTCCGGTCACGCTGCTGCACGTCTATGACCGTATCCTGCCGAACGAGTCCTACGGCACCATGCTTCTGCTCGGCCTCGGCTGTGGTGCCGCGGCGGTGATGGAGGCCGTCCTGCGCGTGGCGCGGTCGGCGCTGACCACCTGGATGGGTGCCAGGATCGAACACCAGTCGAGCGCATCGCTGATCGACCGGCTGATGCACATGCCGCTGAACACCTTTTCACAGCAGGGCATCGGCACCCATTTCGAGGTCTACCGCGCCATCAAGATGGTGCGGGAATTCTATTCGGGCCAGGCGCTGCAATCGGCCATCGACATCCCCTTCGCTGCTCTCTATCTCGGCCTGATCGCGCTGCTGGCCGGCTGGCTCGCGCTGATCCCGGTGGCGGTGCTCGGGCTGTTCCTGATCGCCGCCGCCCTGCTGGGCCGGCGGATGCGCCGGGCGCTGGAAAGCCGGCACACGCTGGAGGAGCGGCGCCTGAACTTCATCAGCGAGGTGCTGGGCGGCGTCCATACGGTGAAGGGACTGGGAGCCGAAGCCGGCCTGCTGCGCCGTCACGAGCGGTTGCAGCAGGGCTGCAGCGAGGAGGACTTCACCGTCGCCCGGCTCAGCGGCTCCGCATCGGTGCTCGCCGGGACGCTGGCCCAGGCGACCATGATGCTGGTGGTCATCCTGGGCAGCATCCCGGTGATGGACGGGGCGATGACGACCGGCGTGCTGACCGCCTGCTCGATGCTGGCCGGGCGCTGCGTCCAGCCGGTGCAGGCTTTGTTCGATCGCTGGGTGCGGTACCAGTCGGTCTCGCTGGCGCTGCGCCGCATCGGCCATGTTCTTCTGGAGGTCGATTCCGATGGTGCGGCACCACAGTCGCGCACGGACCGCCACAACAGGGTCGAGCGGACCGAGGACGACCGGTCCATGACCACGCCTCTCGCCCCCGGGTCCATCGAGATGGACAAAGTCCGCTTCGCCTACGAGCGCGGTCCGGAGATCCTCGGCGACCTGTCTCTGAGCGTCGGACCGGGCGAATTCCTGGGCGTGGTGGCGACCAATTCTTCTGGCAAGACGACCCTGCTGCGCCTGATTCTCGGCGTGCTGCGTCCATCCGCGGGCGAAGTGCGGGTCGGCGTGCGCGCCCTGCCGGATAGTGCCGACGCCATGACCGGCATCGGCGGCATCGTCTATGTCGGTGAGCAGCCGGAGCTGTTCAAAGGCACCATCCTGCAAAATCTGACGCTGTTCGACCCCGGCCGGGCCGATCTGGCGATGGAGGTCTGCCGGCGCCTCGGTCTCGACCGCCGGATCGCCAGCCTGCCGCAGGGCTATGAAACCATCGTCGGCGACGCCTCGCAGGAGGCATTGCCGCGCGGCGCCCGCCAGATGATCTGCGTTGCCCGCGCGCTGGTCCGTGAACCGGCCGTTCTGCTGCTGGACGAGCCCAACTCCTCCCTCGACGTCGAGTCGGACAAGACATTCCGCCGCACGCTTGAAGAGCTGCGCGGCAGCGTCACCATCCTGCTGGTCACCAGCCGCCCGTCGCTGCTGTCGCTGGCCGACCGGGTGATCCAGATCGTCGACGGCCATGTGGTGACCCGAAATCCTGCCATGGAGGGTGCCCAGGGCGGTGGGCAGCCGACCCTGGTCGCCAGCACCCCGGCAGAAGCCGCCAAAGCCGAGAGCGAAAGCAGGATCGATGCGGAGCCGATCCGCGCCGCCCATGACGATGCCGACATCCTGCGCCGCCGGCTGGCACAGGCTTCCGCGGTCGGCGCCTGCATGGTGCCGCTGCTGGACGCGCTCGGCTGGCGCGGAGCGCCGCAGACTCTGGCGGAGGCCCTGCCCCACTTCTCGGAGGTGCAGACGGTGGAGGAGCTGTGCGACGTGCTCCAGCGCCTGCATTTCGATGGGCGCAGCCTGCAACTCGACCTGACACGGATCGAGCCGTCGCTGTTACCCTGCCTGTTCCGCAACCGCGATGGCCGCATCTTCACATTGCTCTCCGTCGATGCCGGCGGCGTCACCGCCTTCAGCGGCCAGGCGCGCGAAACGGTGACGCTGACCTCCGGCAAGGGCACCGCCTATCTCTTCACGCCGCTGGAAACGGCGGCTGGCGCCGGGACCCAGAACTGGGTCGGAACGGTCATCCAAGCCTATCTGCCGCTGCTGTGGGCGGTGCTGGGCTTGAGCGCCGTCATCAATCTGCTGTCCGTCGCCGCCCCGCTCTTCACCATGGCGGTCTACGACACGGTGATCGGCACCGGATCCTTCGACACGCTGGCGACCATCGCCGTCGGCGCGGCCCTGGTCGTCGCCGGTGACTTCGCCCTGCGGCAGATCCGCGGCCGGGCATTGGCGCATGCCGGATCGCGCATCGCGCGCGGCATCAGCAACGCCACCATCGAACGCATTCTGATGCTGCCGGTTGGCATGAGCGAGCGCGCCGCCATCGGCACCCAGATCGCCCGGGTGAAGGATTTGGAATCGATCCGCGATTTCATCAGCCAGGGTCAGGTCGCGGCCCTGTTCGACGTGCCCTTCGCCCTGCTCTATCTCGGGGTGATGGGGGTGCTGGGTGGTCCGCTGGCGCTGGTACCGCTGGCCGCCGTGCTGGTGACAGCCGCCATCGGCGCCGCCGTCCACCCGCTGGTGCGCGCCCGTACCAGCACCACCGCGCGGGCCGACACGGAGCGCCAGGAATTCTTCGTCGAGATGGTCGCCAAGATGCCGGCGCTGCGCGCCATCGGCGGGCTGGCCCATTGGCGCGACCGCTACGACCGCCTGTCGGCCCGCACCGCGCGCGCTGGCCACAGCGCCGCCAACCTGTCGGCGACCCATGCGGCGCTGGCCGGGCTGGTGGTGCCGGTCGCCGGATTGGCGACCGTCGGGGTCGGCGCCATGCAGGTCTTCGCCGGCACGATGACGCCGGGCGCGCTGATGGCGTCGATGATGCTGCTGTGGCGGGTGATGGTGCCGCTGCAGACCGCGGTCTCGATGCTGCCGCGTGTCGAGCAGTTGCGCGCCAATGCCCGCCAGATCAACAGCCTGATGAACATCCGGCCCGAGCGCGAGCCACGTTGCGCCACCCTGCCGCCGCGCAAGCTGAAAGGCGAGGTGTCCCTGTCCCGCGTGTCGCTGCGCTACCGCAACGACGCCGATCCGGCATTGGTCGGCGTGACCTTCACCGTCAAGCCGGGGCAGATCGTCGCCATCGTCGGACCGGACGGCGCCGGCAAATCGTCACTGCTGAAGGTGATGCTGGGGCTCTATGCGCCGCAGGCCGGCAACGTGCGGATCGACGGCGTCGACATCCGCCAGATGGACCCGATCGACCTGCGCAAGTCCATCGGTTATGTGCCGCAGGCCAGCTCGCTGTTCTACGGCACCATCGAGCAGAATCTGCGCTTCGCCGACCAGACCGCCGACGAGTCCGAGTTGCGCTGGGCTCTCTCTCTGGCCGGCGCGCTGGACGAGGTGGAGGCGCTGCCGCGCGGGCTCGACACCCGCATCGGCGACAACCAGTCGCTGCGCCTGTCGCCCAGCCTGACGCAGAAGATTTGTCTGGCCCGCG
This window encodes:
- a CDS encoding peptidase domain-containing ABC transporter — protein: MQSAAPPHPNATASAPSAATASDRDQAAEKAARRLLSGMLGPRRDRAMLVLASFALNIFGLALPVTLLHVYDRILPNESYGTMLLLGLGCGAAAVMEAVLRVARSALTTWMGARIEHQSSASLIDRLMHMPLNTFSQQGIGTHFEVYRAIKMVREFYSGQALQSAIDIPFAALYLGLIALLAGWLALIPVAVLGLFLIAAALLGRRMRRALESRHTLEERRLNFISEVLGGVHTVKGLGAEAGLLRRHERLQQGCSEEDFTVARLSGSASVLAGTLAQATMMLVVILGSIPVMDGAMTTGVLTACSMLAGRCVQPVQALFDRWVRYQSVSLALRRIGHVLLEVDSDGAAPQSRTDRHNRVERTEDDRSMTTPLAPGSIEMDKVRFAYERGPEILGDLSLSVGPGEFLGVVATNSSGKTTLLRLILGVLRPSAGEVRVGVRALPDSADAMTGIGGIVYVGEQPELFKGTILQNLTLFDPGRADLAMEVCRRLGLDRRIASLPQGYETIVGDASQEALPRGARQMICVARALVREPAVLLLDEPNSSLDVESDKTFRRTLEELRGSVTILLVTSRPSLLSLADRVIQIVDGHVVTRNPAMEGAQGGGQPTLVASTPAEAAKAESESRIDAEPIRAAHDDADILRRRLAQASAVGACMVPLLDALGWRGAPQTLAEALPHFSEVQTVEELCDVLQRLHFDGRSLQLDLTRIEPSLLPCLFRNRDGRIFTLLSVDAGGVTAFSGQARETVTLTSGKGTAYLFTPLETAAGAGTQNWVGTVIQAYLPLLWAVLGLSAVINLLSVAAPLFTMAVYDTVIGTGSFDTLATIAVGAALVVAGDFALRQIRGRALAHAGSRIARGISNATIERILMLPVGMSERAAIGTQIARVKDLESIRDFISQGQVAALFDVPFALLYLGVMGVLGGPLALVPLAAVLVTAAIGAAVHPLVRARTSTTARADTERQEFFVEMVAKMPALRAIGGLAHWRDRYDRLSARTARAGHSAANLSATHAALAGLVVPVAGLATVGVGAMQVFAGTMTPGALMASMMLLWRVMVPLQTAVSMLPRVEQLRANARQINSLMNIRPEREPRCATLPPRKLKGEVSLSRVSLRYRNDADPALVGVTFTVKPGQIVAIVGPDGAGKSSLLKVMLGLYAPQAGNVRIDGVDIRQMDPIDLRKSIGYVPQASSLFYGTIEQNLRFADQTADESELRWALSLAGALDEVEALPRGLDTRIGDNQSLRLSPSLTQKICLARAYIRRPRILLLDEPASRLDFEGDKALHAALATLRGHSTIFLVTHRPSHLTLADMVLTMDAGMIAPANPAGGLPGPRPVGPGGGNSVANGIAGALLGGIGLQRPSGIAATPQH